From one Amaranthus tricolor cultivar Red isolate AtriRed21 chromosome 17, ASM2621246v1, whole genome shotgun sequence genomic stretch:
- the LOC130804089 gene encoding peroxidase 4-like has protein sequence MASSSMVVLVVGYLLLVSLGSSNAQLTTNFYSNSCPNLYSTVKSVVQSAINKEARMGASLLRLFFHDCFVNGCDASLLLDDTSSFTGEKTAQPNLGSVRGFEVIDQIKTAVEKACPGIVSCADILAITARDSVVILGGPTWNVKLGRRDAKTASKSAATNNIPPPTFSLSQLISSFANQGLSTTDMVALSGAHTIGQARCTNFRSRIYNESNIDASFAQTRRANCPSSTNSGNNNLAPLDLQTPTHFDNNYYKNVVNQKGLMHSDQQLFSGGSTNALVQTYSSNPSRFNSDFISAMIKMGDIKPLTGSNGEIRKNCRKTN, from the exons ATGGCTTCTTCTTCTATGGTAGTTTTAGTCGTGGGTTACCTTCTTTTGGTTTCTCTAGGGAGTTCAAATGCCCAATTAACTACAAACTTTTACTCCAATTCTTGTCCTAATTTATATTCAACAGTGAAATCAGTCGTACAATCTGCTATCAACAAGGAGGCTAGGATGGGCGCTTCTCTCCTTCGATTGTTCTTCCATGATTGCTTTGTCAAC GGATGTGATGCATCACTATTACTAGACGACACCTCAAGTTTTACGGGTGAAAAAACTGCACAACCCAATCTTGGATCAGTTAGAGGATTTGAAGTGATCGACCAAATAAAGACCGCTGTTGAAAAAGCTTGTCCGGGAATCGTCTCATGTGCAGATATCTTAGCAATTACTGCTAGAGACTCTGTAGTCATT CTGGGTGGGCCAACATGGAATGTGAAGCTAGGCAGAAGGGATGCTAAGACCGCTAGCAAATCCGCCGCAACAAATAATATTCCACCACCAACTTTTAGTCTCAGTCAACTTATCTCTAGTTTCGCAAATCAGGGCCTTTCAACAACCGATATGGTCGCACTATCAG GCGCCCACACAATCGGACAAGCAAGGTGCACAAATTTTAGAAGTCGCATATACAACGAGAGCAACATTGATGCATCATTCGCTCAAACAAGACGTGCAAACTGCCCAAGCTCAACAAACTCAGGAAACAACAATTTAGCGCCTTTGGACCTTCAAACCCCAACTCATTTTGATAACAACTATTACAAAAACGTTGTTAACCAAAAGGGTCTAATGCACTCAGACCAACAATTGTTCAGTGGTGGTTCTACCAACGCACTTGTTCAAACTTATAGCAGCAATCCTAGCAGATTTAATTCTGATTTCATATCCGCTATGATCAAAATGGGAGATATTAAGCCGCTTACCGGATCCAATGGCGAGATCAGAAAGAACTGTAGGAAGACTAATTAA